The following nucleotide sequence is from Micromonospora sp. WMMD1120.
GCCGGCCGTCGGTGGCGGTGTGGTCGCCGTCGCTTCCGGCGTGGTCGCCGCCGGGCGCGGCGTGGCGGCTGGTGGGCGTGGCGCGGCGGCCGCCTCCGGGGCCGTCGCCGGCAGGGCCGGTACGGCGGCGAGGATGCCGAGGCAGTGCACGAACACTGCGAGGGCTCTGTGGTGTCGTGTCGATGCAGGCATACGAACGAACCTCCGGAGCCGACGCTAGGGGCCCGTCGCGTCCGTGCGGGTACGAAGTCGGGAAGCCGGCCCCGGTCACCTCCGGCTCCGGTAAGCTGCCGCGCGGTGCCGCGTTGCGCACATCCACGGGCCGGTCCTGGCCGGTCGCGGCGCTGGCGGAGCTAGATTGGCCGGGTGCGTATCGCTCGTTTCGCCCATGCCAAGGGAATGTCGTTCGGTGCCGTCGAAGGCGAACCGGAGGCCGGGCCGCAGGGCCTGACCATCGCCGAGATCGAGGGCCACCCGTTCGGCAAGCTCTCCTTCACCGGGGCCCGCTGGGCCCTCTCCGACGTCCGGCTGCTCTCCCCGATCCTGCCCAGCAAGGTGGTCTGTGTCGGCCGTAACTACGCCGACCACGCCGCCGAGCTCGGCAACGAGGTCCCCAAGGAGCCGCTGCTCTTCCTCAAGCCGTCCACCTCGGTGATCGGCCCCCGCGACGCCATCCGGTTGCCGATCTTCTCCAAGCAGGTCGAGCACGAGGCCGAGTTGGCGGTCGTGATCGGCGCACCCGGCGCCCGCCGCGCGGACCGGGCCGCCGCCGAGCGCGCCATCTTCGGCTACACCTGCGCCAACGACGTGACCGCGCGGGACCT
It contains:
- a CDS encoding fumarylacetoacetate hydrolase family protein, which encodes MRIARFAHAKGMSFGAVEGEPEAGPQGLTIAEIEGHPFGKLSFTGARWALSDVRLLSPILPSKVVCVGRNYADHAAELGNEVPKEPLLFLKPSTSVIGPRDAIRLPIFSKQVEHEAELAVVIGAPGARRADRAAAERAIFGYTCANDVTARDLQRSDGQWTRAKGFDSFCPIGPWITTGLDVSDLEIRCEVGRNPEEMEVRQLGRTKDMVFDVPGLVSYISHVMTLLPGDVVLTGTPAGVSPLLEGDTVTVRIEGIGELTNPVVPVA